In Clostridia bacterium, a genomic segment contains:
- a CDS encoding pilus assembly protein PilX, translating into MRKLNVFLVIGIFATFLIHAITGGLKLAGADLDTPKAVSWICVGFIIMHVIVTVILTFQTLEARRKSSAGYFKDNILFWVRRISGFAVLIPLVMHIAIFRSSNADAYRLQVFTTGRMISQILLVATLALHILTNIRPLMISLGIRDTKSFAADFLLILSILLLLFAAAFAIYYLRWAAY; encoded by the coding sequence GTTTCTTGTGATCGGCATCTTTGCCACCTTCCTTATTCATGCGATCACGGGCGGGCTTAAGCTGGCCGGAGCGGATCTGGATACGCCTAAGGCCGTTTCGTGGATATGCGTTGGTTTTATCATAATGCACGTTATAGTAACCGTTATACTGACCTTTCAGACCTTGGAAGCGCGGCGAAAATCCAGCGCGGGGTATTTCAAGGACAATATTCTTTTTTGGGTGCGCAGGATCAGCGGGTTTGCCGTTCTTATTCCGCTTGTGATGCATATTGCGATCTTTAGGTCATCCAATGCAGACGCATACCGGCTTCAGGTATTTACAACGGGAAGAATGATATCACAGATCCTGCTCGTTGCAACGCTCGCATTGCATATTCTTACGAATATCAGACCGCTTATGATCTCTTTGGGGATCAGAGATACAAAATCGTTTGCCGCAGATTTTCTGCTTATTCTCTCGATATTGTTGCTCCTGTTTGCGGCGGCGTTTGCAATTTATTATCTTCGCTGGGCGGCGTATTGA
- a CDS encoding FAD-binding protein — protein sequence MNNDKTVNVVGAGLSGLSAAITLAKNRVKCNLISVQPSERAQSVLAEGGINAALDTMGENDTTEEHFADTMRGGVFLESESAVRNLTENAPAVVRELVRIGVPFQSKNGDLILRNFGGQAKKRTAYAKSSTGKIIMTALIDEARRYEASGLIRRYPHHELSGVNVSDGALSSIHVIDRYSKECLSFEGVTILCTGGLNGFFEGMTTGTTLNTGNAASLAFTAGVAFANLEFIQYHPTTVQICDKRMLISEAARGEGGRLFILRDNAPWYFMEEKYPQLGNLMPRDVVSREIVAVKQDPKCMGEVYLDMTGLHESVWSGKLSDLREEIISYLHLDPKTEPVPVSPGIHFFMGGIRVNDRHETNISGLLAAGEAACKYHGANRLGGNSMLGAIFGGQTAAQAAMQNARNAVVSSVRSVAEESSPAQRAKLREILLGGLGIIRTTEEMTKAYNEILKICEQKGISGIDRARAMLGLAMLGSAIERRESRGAHYRTDYPKPDDAYKKQSVAQYVDGKLRLSFDSADIRYGGDDL from the coding sequence ATGAACAATGACAAAACAGTAAATGTCGTAGGCGCGGGGCTTTCGGGCCTTTCAGCCGCGATAACTCTTGCCAAGAACCGGGTCAAATGCAATCTCATCTCAGTGCAGCCGTCGGAACGGGCGCAGTCTGTTCTGGCGGAAGGCGGGATCAATGCTGCTTTGGATACTATGGGAGAGAATGACACAACAGAAGAACACTTTGCCGACACGATGCGCGGCGGCGTTTTTCTGGAATCCGAAAGCGCTGTCCGCAACTTGACTGAAAATGCTCCTGCGGTCGTGCGTGAGCTGGTGCGCATAGGCGTGCCTTTTCAAAGCAAAAACGGGGATCTTATCCTTCGGAATTTCGGCGGTCAGGCAAAAAAGAGAACAGCATATGCCAAAAGCAGTACCGGAAAAATCATTATGACCGCTTTGATCGACGAAGCGCGCAGATATGAAGCGTCCGGGCTGATCAGACGGTACCCGCACCATGAGTTGTCAGGCGTCAACGTATCTGACGGCGCGCTTAGTTCCATTCATGTAATAGATCGCTATTCAAAGGAATGCTTGTCCTTTGAAGGCGTGACTATACTATGCACGGGCGGCTTGAACGGATTTTTTGAGGGCATGACCACGGGAACGACGCTAAATACCGGCAACGCCGCATCATTGGCTTTTACGGCGGGCGTGGCGTTTGCAAATCTGGAGTTTATTCAATACCATCCAACAACGGTGCAGATCTGCGATAAGCGAATGCTCATAAGCGAGGCGGCCCGCGGAGAGGGCGGAAGACTGTTTATCCTGAGAGATAATGCGCCATGGTATTTCATGGAAGAAAAATACCCCCAATTGGGTAATCTGATGCCGCGCGATGTGGTTTCCCGTGAAATTGTTGCAGTAAAGCAGGACCCGAAGTGTATGGGTGAAGTTTATCTCGATATGACAGGATTGCATGAATCCGTTTGGAGCGGGAAGCTGTCGGATCTAAGGGAGGAGATCATATCCTATTTGCATTTGGATCCGAAAACCGAGCCTGTACCCGTAAGCCCGGGCATACATTTCTTTATGGGCGGTATCCGGGTGAACGACAGACATGAAACAAATATTTCGGGCCTTTTGGCCGCAGGTGAAGCGGCGTGCAAGTATCACGGAGCAAACAGACTTGGCGGCAACTCCATGCTCGGCGCGATTTTCGGCGGACAAACGGCAGCGCAGGCAGCGATGCAAAACGCGAGAAATGCAGTTGTGAGCTCCGTTCGATCCGTTGCAGAAGAATCTTCACCGGCGCAGCGCGCAAAGCTGCGCGAGATTTTGTTGGGCGGGCTTGGCATTATCCGTACAACAGAGGAAATGACAAAGGCATATAATGAGATCTTGAAAATTTGCGAACAAAAAGGCATAAGCGGTATTGACAGAGCCCGCGCCATGCTGGGGCTTGCCATGCTCGGTTCGGCCATTGAACGCAGGGAGAG